Proteins from a genomic interval of Oncorhynchus clarkii lewisi isolate Uvic-CL-2024 chromosome 13, UVic_Ocla_1.0, whole genome shotgun sequence:
- the LOC139423880 gene encoding TNF receptor-associated factor 5 gives MNVDVNYKSKPRTSSHIPFLKTRLQIAMATKESDPSGSGGLSRQNSGVTGPWESDLTAVQHSLKFVKKLEEHYVCPTCKGVVLNPHQTGCGHIFCYRCIQGLLEHSPATTPACPLDRGLIKSDEVFQDNCCKREISNLEVYCTNSPNCSHRMTLCRLQEHLQACQFESLQCSNAGCSETMQRKDLQEHLRISCSYRMEPCHYCKHPYTCCQLEDHERHSCPEVEIKCPNKCSQMIKRCMLEDHADQCPEVQTDCIFKKYGCFVRERRAQVQVHEETALNDHILLVLGSNTKLETQMAILQQEVLLRHKELQERSRQVSGLEKEVRPLAQQVSRCDNTLSAVQRSLEEQRDHISSVQLQLEELSSVFGPGVAREELGQIRASLDALRQQVSVTEGLKDHLGELKETYMRHSRLLSIHTAQLECNEEHFRELESTSYDGKLIWKLRDYRKRKEAGSQGQGPCLSSAPFHTGRSGYKMAARAYLNGDGAGRDTHLSLYVVLMRGDFDPLLPWPFRQPVSLSVLDQSGTNNHLTMSFKPDPENTSFHRPGSAAATTNVASGFQCFASHAQLETPKNAIYVRDDTLFVKVKVDTSGLEDL, from the exons ATGAATGTGGATGTAAATTATAAAAGTAAACCAAGAACATCGTCGCACATTCCGTTTTTAAAGACACG CCTACAGATTGCCATGGCAACAAAGGAGAGTGACCCGAGTGGATCCGGAGGACTCTCCAGGCAGAATTCGGGAGTGACGGGACCGTGGGAATCGGACTTGACTGCAGTGCAGCACAGTTTGAAGTTTGTGAAGAAGCTGGAAGAGCACTATGTTTGTCCCACCTGTAAAGGAGTAGTTCTCAACCCACACCAAACCGGCTGTGGACACATCTTCTGCTACCGCTGCATCCAAGGGCTCCT GGAACACTCCCCAGCCACCACCCCTGCCTGTCCTTTGGACAGAGGTTTGATCAAATCTGATGAG GTTTTCCAAGACAATTGCTGCAAAAGGGAGATCTCAAATTTAGAAGTTTACTGCACAAACTCCCCCAACTGCTCCCACAGAATGACATTATGTCGGTTGCAG gagCATCTACAGGCATGTCAGTTTGAGTCATTGCAGTGTTCCAATGCAGGCTGCAGTGAGACCATGCAACGTAAGGACCTGCAGGAGCACCTCAGAATCAGCTGCTCCTACCGTATGGAGCCCTGTCACTACTGCAAGCATCCTTACACATGCTGCCAGCTCGAG GATCATGAGAGGCATTCATGCCCAGAGGTTGAAATCAAGTGCCCCAACAAATGCTCCCAGATGATTAAAAGATGCATG ctTGAAGACCATGCTGACCAGTGTCCTGAGGTGCAGACGGACTGTATTTTTAAGAAATATGGCTGCTTTGTCCGG gagaggagagcccaAGTTCAAGTTCATGAGGAAACTGCTCTCAATGACCATATCCTCCTGGTTCTGGGGAGCAACACCAAGCTGGAGACACAG ATGGCAATCCTCCAGCAGGAGGTGCTGCTGAGGCACAAGGAGCTCCAGGAGAGGAGCCGCCAGGTCAGCGGTCTGGAGAAAGAGGTCCGACCACTGGCCCAGCAGGTCAGCCGATGTGACAACACCCTGTCTGCAGTACAG AGGTCTCTGGAGGAGCAGCGGGATCACATCTCCAGCGTCCAGCTCCAGCTCGAGGAGCTGTCCAGTGTGTTTGGCCCTGGTGTGGCCCGGGAGGAACTGGGCCAAATCAGAGCGTCCCTGGACGCCCTCAGACAGCAGGTGTCCGTCACGGAGGGGCTCAAAGACCACCTGG GGGAGTTGAAGGAGACCTACATGCGCCACTCGCGCCTCCTCAGCATTCATACGGCGCAGCTGGAGTGCAACGAGGAGCACTTCAGAGAGCTCGAGTCCACCTCGTACGACGGCAAGCTCATCTGGAAGCTCCGCGACTACCGCAAGAGAAAGGAGGCCGGGTCTCAAGGCCAGGGACCGTGCCTGAGCAGCGCGCCCTTCCACACGGGCCGCAGTGGCTACAAAATGGCCGCCAGGGCCTACCTGAACGGCGACGGGGCCGGCCGGGACACCCACCTGTCTCTCTACGTGGTCCTCATGAGGGGCGACTTCGACCCCCTCCTGCCCTGGCCCTTCAGACAGCCTGTGTCATTGTCAGTACTGGACCAGAGCGGCACCAACAACCACCTGACTATGAGTTTCAAACCCGACCCAGAAAACACTAGCTTCCACCGGCCTGGCTCAGCCGCTGCAACCACCAACGTGGCCTCTGGTTTCCAGTGCTTTGCCTCGCATGCCCAGCTGGAGACACCCAAGAACGCCATATACGTGAGAGACGATACGCTCTTTGTTAAGGTCAAAGTAGACACGAGCGGTTTGGAGGACTTGTAG